One window of Pseudomonas sp. FP198 genomic DNA carries:
- a CDS encoding NAD-glutamate dehydrogenase, protein MAFFTAASKADFQHQLQAALAQHISEQALPQVALFAEQFFGIISLDELTQRRLSDLAGCTLSAWRLLERFDHAQPQVRVYNPDYERHGWQSTHTAVEVLHHDLPFLVDSVRTELNRRGYSIHTLQTTVLSVRRGSKGELLEILPKGTQGDDVLQESLMYLEIDRCANAAELNVLSKELEQVLGEVRVAVADFEPMKAKVREILASLDNSAYTTDADEKAEIKSFLEWLVGNHFTFLGYEEFVVRDEADGGHIEYDPASFLGLTKLLRAGLTAEDLRIEDYAVNYLREPTVLSFAKAAHPSRVHRPAYPDYVSIREIDANGKVIKECRFMGLYTSSVYGESVRVIPYIRRKVEEIERRSGFQAKAHLGKELAQVVEVLPRDDLFQTPVDELFSTVMSIVQIQERNKIRVFLRKDPYGRFCYCLAYVPRDIYSTEVRQKIQQVLMDRLKASDCEFWTFFSESVLARVQLILRVDPKNRLDIDPVLLEKEVVQACRSWKDDYASLVIESFGEAQGTNVLSDFPKGFPAGYRERFAAHSAVVDMQHLLSLNETNPLVMSFYQPLGQVSGQRELHCKLYHADTPLALSDVLPILENLGLRVLGEFPYRLRHTNGREFWIHDFAFTAAEGLDLDIQQLNDTLQDAFVHIVRGDAENDAFNRLVLTAGLPWRDVALLRAYARYLKQIRLGFDLGYIASTLNNHTDIARELTRLFKTRFYLARKLSGDDLEDKQQRLEQAILTALDDVQVLNEDRILRRYLDLIKATLRTNFYQTDANGHNKAYFSFKFNPHLIPELPKPVPKFEIFVYSPRVEGVHLRFGNVARGGLRWSDREEDYRTEVLGLVKAQQVKNSVIVPVGAKGGFLPRRLPLGGSRDEIAAEGIACYRIFISGLLDITDNLKDGALVPPANVVRHDDDDPYLVVAADKGTATFSDIANGIAIDYGFWLGDAFASGGSAGYDHKKMGITAKGAWVGVQRHFRERGINVQEDSITVVGVGDMAGDVFGNGLLMSDKLQLVAAFNHLHIFIDPNPEPASSFAERKRLFDLPRSAWTDYDTSIMSEGGGIFSRSAKSIAISPQMKERFDIKADKLTPTELLNALLKAPVDLLWNGGIGTYVKASTESHADVGDKANDALRVNGNELRCKVVGEGGNLGMTQLGRVEFGLHGGATNTDFIDNAGGVDCSDHEVNIKILLNEVVQAGDMTDKQRNQLLASMTDEVGGLVLGNNYKQTQALSLAARRAFVRIAEYKRLMNDLEARGKLDRAIEFLPTEDQLAERVAAGQGLTRAELSVLISYSKIDLKEALLNSLVPDDDYLTRDMETAFPPTLVSKFSEAMRRHRLKREIVSTQIANDLVNHMGITFVQRLKESTGMSPANVAGAYVIVRDIFHLPHWFRQIEALDHQVSADVQLELMDELMRLGRRATRWFLRSRRNEQNAARDVAHFGPHLAALGLKLDELLEGPTREGWQTRYQAYVAAGVPELLARMVAGTTHLYTLLPIIEASDVTGQNAADVAKAYFAVGSALDITWYLQQISALPVENNWQALAREAFRDDIDWQQRAITISVLQEGDGSQDVETRLALWLEQHHEMVERWRAMLVDIRAASGTDYAMYAVANRELLDLALSGQAVVTAN, encoded by the coding sequence ATGGCGTTCTTCACCGCAGCCAGCAAAGCCGACTTCCAGCACCAACTGCAAGCGGCACTGGCGCAGCACATCAGTGAACAGGCACTGCCACAAGTGGCGCTGTTCGCTGAACAATTCTTCGGCATCATTTCCCTCGATGAACTCACCCAGCGCCGGTTGTCCGACCTCGCCGGCTGCACCCTGTCCGCCTGGCGCCTGCTTGAGCGCTTTGACCACGCGCAACCGCAGGTGCGTGTCTACAACCCCGATTATGAACGTCACGGCTGGCAGTCGACCCACACCGCCGTCGAAGTGCTGCACCACGACCTGCCATTTCTGGTGGACTCGGTCCGCACCGAGCTGAACCGTCGCGGCTACAGCATCCATACCCTGCAAACCACCGTCCTGAGCGTGCGTCGCGGCAGCAAGGGCGAGTTGCTGGAAATCCTGCCAAAAGGCACCCAGGGCGACGACGTGCTGCAAGAGTCGTTGATGTACCTGGAGATCGACCGCTGCGCCAATGCCGCTGAACTCAATGTCCTGAGCAAGGAACTTGAGCAGGTGCTGGGCGAAGTGCGCGTGGCCGTGGCCGATTTCGAGCCGATGAAAGCCAAGGTCCGGGAAATCCTCGCGAGCCTGGACAACAGCGCCTATACCACCGATGCCGACGAAAAAGCCGAAATCAAGAGCTTCCTGGAATGGCTGGTGGGCAACCACTTCACTTTCCTCGGCTACGAAGAGTTCGTGGTTCGCGATGAAGCCGACGGCGGCCACATCGAATACGATCCTGCATCGTTCCTCGGCCTGACCAAATTGCTGCGTGCCGGCCTGACCGCCGAAGACCTGCGCATCGAAGACTACGCGGTCAATTACCTGCGCGAACCGACCGTGTTGTCGTTCGCCAAGGCCGCGCATCCAAGCCGTGTGCACCGTCCGGCCTACCCGGACTACGTGTCGATCCGTGAAATCGACGCCAACGGCAAGGTCATCAAGGAATGCCGTTTCATGGGCCTGTACACCTCTTCGGTGTACGGCGAAAGCGTGCGGGTCATTCCTTACATCCGTCGCAAGGTCGAGGAAATCGAACGTCGTTCGGGCTTCCAGGCCAAGGCGCACCTGGGCAAGGAACTGGCCCAGGTGGTCGAAGTGCTGCCCCGTGACGACCTCTTCCAGACCCCGGTGGACGAGCTGTTCAGCACCGTGATGTCCATCGTGCAGATCCAGGAACGCAACAAGATCCGCGTATTCCTGCGCAAGGACCCGTACGGTCGTTTCTGCTACTGCCTGGCCTATGTGCCGCGTGACATCTACTCCACCGAAGTGCGCCAGAAGATCCAGCAAGTGCTGATGGATCGCCTGAAGGCCTCGGACTGCGAGTTCTGGACGTTCTTCTCCGAATCCGTGCTGGCTCGCGTGCAATTGATCCTGCGCGTGGACCCGAAAAACCGTCTCGACATCGACCCGGTCCTGCTGGAAAAAGAAGTCGTGCAGGCCTGCCGCAGCTGGAAGGACGACTACGCCAGCCTGGTGATCGAGAGCTTCGGCGAAGCCCAGGGCACCAACGTGCTGTCGGACTTCCCGAAAGGCTTTCCGGCCGGCTACCGCGAGCGTTTTGCCGCGCACTCGGCTGTGGTGGACATGCAACACCTGCTGAGCCTGAATGAAACCAATCCGCTGGTGATGAGCTTCTACCAGCCGTTGGGCCAGGTGTCCGGCCAGCGTGAGCTGCACTGCAAGCTGTATCACGCCGACACGCCGCTGGCGCTGTCCGACGTGCTGCCGATCCTGGAAAACCTCGGCCTGCGCGTGCTGGGCGAGTTCCCGTACCGCCTGCGCCACACCAACGGCCGCGAGTTCTGGATTCACGATTTCGCGTTCACCGCCGCCGAAGGCCTCGACCTCGACATCCAGCAGCTCAACGACACCCTGCAGGACGCCTTCGTCCACATTGTCCGTGGCGATGCCGAGAACGATGCGTTCAACCGCCTGGTGCTGACCGCCGGCCTGCCATGGCGTGACGTGGCGTTGCTGCGTGCCTACGCCCGTTACCTGAAGCAGATCCGCCTGGGCTTCGACCTCGGCTATATCGCCAGCACCCTGAACAACCACACCGATATCGCGCGCGAGCTGACCCGGTTGTTCAAGACCCGTTTCTACCTGGCGCGCAAGCTCAGCGGCGATGACCTGGAAGACAAGCAACAGCGTCTGGAACAGGCGATCCTCACGGCCCTCGACGATGTGCAGGTACTCAACGAAGACCGCATCCTGCGTCGTTACCTGGACCTGATCAAGGCGACCCTGCGGACCAACTTCTACCAGACCGACGCCAACGGCCATAACAAGGCGTACTTCAGCTTCAAGTTCAACCCGCACCTGATTCCGGAACTGCCGAAGCCGGTGCCAAAGTTCGAGATCTTCGTCTACTCGCCACGGGTCGAAGGCGTGCACCTGCGCTTCGGCAACGTCGCTCGCGGTGGCCTGCGCTGGTCCGACCGCGAGGAAGACTACCGCACCGAAGTACTCGGCCTGGTAAAAGCCCAGCAAGTGAAGAACTCGGTGATCGTGCCGGTGGGCGCCAAGGGCGGTTTCCTGCCGCGTCGCCTGCCATTGGGCGGCAGCCGGGACGAGATCGCGGCCGAGGGCATCGCCTGCTACCGCATTTTCATTTCGGGTCTGTTGGACATCACCGACAACCTGAAGGACGGCGCCCTGGTGCCGCCGGCCAACGTCGTGCGGCATGACGATGATGACCCGTACCTGGTGGTGGCGGCGGACAAAGGCACCGCGACCTTCTCCGACATCGCCAACGGCATCGCCATCGACTACGGCTTCTGGCTGGGTGACGCGTTCGCCTCCGGCGGCTCGGCCGGCTACGACCACAAGAAAATGGGCATCACCGCCAAAGGCGCGTGGGTTGGCGTACAGCGTCACTTCCGCGAGCGCGGCATCAACGTGCAGGAAGACAGCATCACCGTGGTGGGCGTTGGCGACATGGCCGGCGACGTGTTCGGCAACGGCTTGCTGATGTCCGACAAGCTGCAACTGGTCGCGGCCTTCAACCATCTGCACATCTTCATCGACCCGAACCCGGAGCCGGCCAGCAGCTTTGCCGAGCGCAAGCGTCTGTTCGACCTGCCGCGTTCGGCCTGGACCGACTACGACACCAGCATCATGTCCGAAGGTGGCGGTATCTTCTCGCGTAGCGCGAAGAGCATCGCGATTTCGCCGCAGATGAAAGAGCGCTTCGACATCAAGGCCGACAAGCTGACCCCGACCGAACTGCTGAACGCCTTGCTCAAGGCGCCGGTGGACCTGTTGTGGAACGGCGGTATCGGCACCTACGTCAAGGCCAGCACCGAAAGCCACGCCGATGTCGGCGACAAGGCCAACGATGCGCTGCGCGTCAACGGTAACGAGCTGCGCTGCAAGGTGGTGGGCGAGGGCGGCAACCTGGGCATGACCCAGCTCGGTCGCGTCGAATTCGGCCTGCATGGCGGCGCCACCAACACCGACTTCATCGACAACGCCGGTGGCGTGGACTGCTCCGACCACGAAGTGAACATCAAGATCCTGCTCAACGAAGTGGTGCAGGCCGGCGACATGACCGACAAGCAACGCAACCAGTTGCTGGCGAGCATGACCGACGAAGTCGGCGGCCTGGTGTTGGGCAACAACTACAAGCAGACCCAGGCCCTGTCCCTGGCGGCGCGCCGCGCCTTTGTGCGGATCGCCGAATACAAGCGCCTGATGAACGACCTGGAAGCCCGTGGCAAGCTGGACCGTGCCATCGAGTTCCTGCCGACCGAAGACCAACTGGCCGAACGTGTCGCGGCAGGCCAGGGCCTGACCCGTGCCGAGCTGTCGGTACTGATCTCCTACAGCAAGATCGACCTCAAGGAAGCGCTGCTCAACTCCCTGGTGCCGGACGATGACTACCTGACCCGGGACATGGAGACTGCTTTCCCGCCAACGCTGGTGAGCAAGTTCTCCGAAGCGATGCGTCGCCATCGCCTGAAGCGCGAGATCGTCAGTACCCAGATCGCCAACGACCTGGTCAACCACATGGGCATTACTTTCGTCCAGCGGTTGAAAGAGTCGACGGGCATGAGCCCGGCGAACGTGGCGGGGGCTTATGTGATCGTTCGGGACATCTTCCATCTCCCGCACTGGTTCCGTCAGATCGAAGCGCTGGACCACCAGGTTTCCGCCGACGTGCAACTGGAGCTGATGGACGAGCTGATGCGCCTGGGCCGTCGCGCCACGCGCTGGTTCCTGCGCAGCCGCCGCAACGAGCAGAATGCTGCCCGTGACGTCGCTCACTTCGGTCCGCACCTGGCGGCGTTGGGCCTCAAGCTCGACGAACTGCTGGAAGGCCCGACCCGCGAAGGCTGGCAGACCCGCTACCAGGCCTACGTGGCCGCCGGGGTGCCGGAGTTGCTGGCGCGCATGGTTGCCGGCACCACGCACCTGTACACCTTGCTACCGATCATCGAGGCGTCCGACGTCACTGGCCAGAACGCCGCCGATGTGGCCAAGGCCTACTTCGCCGTGGGCAGTGCGCTGGACATCACCTGGTACCTGCAACAGATCAGCGCCTTGCCGGTTGAAAACAACTGGCAGGCCCTGGCCCGTGAAGCGTTCCGCGATGACATCGACTGGCAGCAGCGGGCGATCACCATCTCGGTCCTGCAGGAGGGCGACGGTAGCCAGGACGTGGAAACCCGTCTGGCGCTGTGGCTGGAGCAGCACCACGAGATGGTCGAGCGCTGGCGCGCCATGCTGGTGGACATCCGTGCCGCCAGCGGCACCGACTACGCCATGTACGCAGTCGCCAACCGCGAACTGCTCGACCTGGCGCTGAGCGGTCAGGCGGTCGTCACGGCCAACTGA
- a CDS encoding 5-carboxymethyl-2-hydroxymuconate isomerase has translation MPHFIAEYTDNIEQQADLPGLFEKVHVLLGDSGVFPLGGIRSRGVRLDTWRMADGKHDYAFVHMTLKVGHGRDLATRQKVAEKLFELITMHFADLQAQRLLALSFEMIELHEQLNFKANNVHAFLKGQPS, from the coding sequence ATGCCCCATTTCATCGCCGAGTACACCGACAACATCGAGCAGCAGGCCGACCTGCCCGGCCTGTTTGAGAAGGTCCACGTCTTGCTGGGCGACAGCGGCGTGTTTCCCTTGGGCGGCATCCGCAGCCGTGGCGTGCGCCTGGACACCTGGCGCATGGCCGACGGCAAGCACGATTACGCCTTTGTCCATATGACGCTCAAGGTCGGCCATGGTCGCGACCTGGCTACCCGGCAAAAGGTCGCGGAAAAACTCTTCGAACTGATCACCATGCACTTTGCCGACTTGCAGGCCCAACGCCTGCTGGCGTTGTCGTTCGAGATGATCGAACTGCACGAGCAGCTCAACTTCAAGGCCAACAACGTCCACGCCTTTCTCAAGGGCCAGCCCAGCTAG
- the hpaD gene encoding 3,4-dihydroxyphenylacetate 2,3-dioxygenase: protein MGEVVLAAKICHVPSMYLSELPGKHHGCRAAAIAGHKEIGRRARELGADTAVVFDVHWLVNSAYHVNSGEHFKGIYTSNELPHFIKNMEYEYPGCPELGELIAAEANAADIRTLAHNIPSLELEYGTLVPMRYMHMDVPAEQKFNVVSIAAWCAWHRLQDSFAFGAAVRRAIEKSDRKVLVLASGSLSHRFSDDRNAEANIHNWTREFDKQVDLHVVKLWREGRWKEFCAMLPDYAEHCFGEGKMHDTAMLLGLLGGPDYAKPAEIITEPFGSSGTGQINAIFPV from the coding sequence ATGGGCGAAGTCGTCCTGGCCGCGAAGATCTGCCACGTTCCCTCGATGTACCTGTCCGAGCTGCCCGGCAAGCATCACGGCTGCCGCGCGGCAGCGATTGCCGGGCACAAGGAAATCGGCCGCCGCGCCCGTGAACTGGGCGCCGATACCGCCGTGGTGTTCGACGTGCACTGGCTGGTCAACAGCGCTTATCACGTCAACAGCGGCGAGCATTTCAAAGGCATCTACACCAGCAACGAACTGCCGCACTTCATCAAGAACATGGAGTACGAATACCCGGGTTGCCCGGAGCTGGGCGAGTTGATCGCTGCCGAAGCCAATGCCGCCGATATCAGGACCCTGGCCCACAACATCCCCAGCCTCGAGCTGGAATACGGCACCTTGGTGCCGATGCGCTACATGCACATGGATGTACCGGCGGAGCAGAAATTCAACGTGGTGTCGATTGCCGCCTGGTGCGCCTGGCACCGCCTGCAGGACAGCTTCGCCTTCGGCGCCGCCGTACGCCGGGCCATCGAGAAAAGCGACCGCAAGGTCCTGGTCCTGGCCTCCGGCTCGCTGTCCCACCGTTTCTCCGACGACCGCAACGCCGAAGCCAACATCCACAACTGGACGCGCGAATTCGACAAGCAGGTCGATCTGCACGTCGTGAAGTTGTGGCGCGAAGGCCGCTGGAAGGAGTTCTGCGCCATGCTCCCGGACTACGCCGAACACTGCTTCGGCGAAGGCAAGATGCACGACACGGCGATGCTGCTGGGGCTGCTCGGCGGGCCGGACTACGCCAAACCCGCCGAAATCATCACCGAACCCTTCGGCAGCTCCGGAACCGGCCAGATCAACGCAATTTTCCCAGTCTGA
- the hpaH gene encoding 2-oxo-hept-4-ene-1,7-dioate hydratase yields MLDQSLIQQAAARLDQAECSREQVRQFSLDHPGITIDDAYAIQRAWVAQKINDGRKLVGHKIGLTSRAMQVSSNITEPDYGALLDDMFFDEGSDIPFERFIVPRVEVELAFILGKPLKGPNVTLFDVLDATEWVIPALEIIDARIQQIDPQTKVTRKVFDTISDNAANAGVVMGGRAVRPTEIDLRKVPAVLYRNGVIEESGVSAAVLNHPAKGVAWLANKLAAFDVTLQPGQIILGGSFTRPVAANPGDTFHVDYDMLGSIACRFV; encoded by the coding sequence ATGCTCGATCAAAGCCTCATCCAGCAAGCCGCCGCGCGCCTTGACCAAGCCGAATGCTCCCGGGAACAGGTGCGGCAATTTTCCCTCGATCATCCAGGCATCACCATCGATGACGCCTACGCCATCCAGCGCGCCTGGGTCGCGCAGAAAATCAACGACGGGCGCAAGCTGGTCGGCCACAAGATCGGCCTGACTTCCCGCGCGATGCAGGTCTCGTCGAATATCACCGAACCGGACTATGGCGCGCTGCTGGACGACATGTTTTTCGATGAAGGCAGCGACATTCCGTTCGAGCGCTTCATCGTGCCGCGCGTGGAAGTCGAGCTGGCGTTCATTCTCGGCAAGCCGCTCAAAGGCCCGAACGTGACGCTGTTCGACGTGCTTGATGCCACCGAATGGGTGATCCCGGCGCTGGAAATCATCGATGCGCGTATCCAGCAGATCGACCCGCAGACCAAGGTCACCCGCAAGGTCTTCGATACCATTTCCGACAACGCCGCCAATGCCGGCGTGGTCATGGGCGGCCGTGCCGTGCGGCCCACCGAGATCGACCTGCGCAAAGTGCCGGCAGTGCTCTATCGCAACGGTGTGATCGAGGAGTCCGGCGTTTCAGCGGCGGTGCTCAATCACCCGGCCAAGGGCGTGGCCTGGCTGGCGAACAAACTGGCGGCCTTCGACGTCACGCTGCAGCCGGGCCAGATCATCCTGGGTGGCTCTTTCACCCGCCCGGTGGCGGCCAATCCGGGCGATACCTTCCATGTCGACTACGACATGCTCGGCTCCATCGCCTGCCGTTTCGTCTGA
- a CDS encoding MFS transporter, with translation MSTANTADTAGTLAHDRTHASITWRLMPLLLVCYLFAHLDRINIGFAKMQMSADLQFSDTVYGFGAGLFFIAYALFGVPSNMALDRVGPRRWIATLMVVWGALSTGMFLIESASGFYVLRFLLGVAEAGFFPGILVFLNRWYPARRRAQVTALFAIAVPMAGVIGGPLSGGILEHFHDFGGLRGWQWMFIIEGLPVILLGLVVLKCLPDSFETVNWLSADAKQQLREQLSHEEQRKSITSFSAILGNPQVWLLVAVYFAVMLAVNTLAFWMPTLIHGAGIGSDGKVGLLSAVPYLAGCFFMIGCGRSSDHHRERRWHLCVPLLMAAAGIAVAGLAPANPTLVLGGLILAGMGASAALPMFWQLPPAFLSNSTQAAGIALISSFGSIASFFAPYLIGWMRDTTQSASLALYVLALLIALGGLLVLRTRAAIVNPQ, from the coding sequence ATGAGCACAGCCAATACTGCCGACACCGCCGGCACCCTCGCGCACGACCGCACCCATGCCAGCATCACCTGGCGGCTGATGCCGCTGTTGCTGGTCTGCTACCTCTTTGCCCACCTGGACCGCATCAACATCGGCTTCGCCAAGATGCAGATGAGCGCCGACCTGCAGTTCAGCGACACGGTCTATGGCTTCGGCGCCGGCCTGTTCTTCATCGCCTATGCGCTGTTCGGCGTGCCGAGCAACATGGCCCTGGACCGGGTCGGCCCGCGTCGCTGGATCGCCACGCTGATGGTGGTCTGGGGCGCGTTGTCGACCGGCATGTTCCTCATCGAAAGCGCCAGCGGGTTCTACGTTTTGCGCTTTCTGCTGGGCGTGGCCGAGGCTGGGTTCTTTCCAGGTATCCTGGTTTTTCTCAACCGTTGGTACCCGGCGCGGCGCCGGGCCCAGGTCACGGCGCTGTTTGCCATTGCGGTGCCGATGGCGGGCGTGATCGGCGGGCCATTGTCAGGCGGCATACTCGAACATTTCCATGACTTCGGCGGCCTGCGCGGCTGGCAATGGATGTTCATCATCGAAGGCTTGCCGGTGATCCTGCTCGGCCTGGTGGTGCTCAAGTGCCTGCCCGACAGCTTCGAGACGGTCAACTGGCTCAGCGCCGACGCCAAGCAGCAACTGCGCGAGCAACTGAGCCACGAAGAACAGCGCAAATCCATCACCTCGTTCTCGGCGATCCTTGGCAACCCGCAGGTCTGGCTGCTGGTGGCGGTGTATTTCGCGGTGATGCTGGCGGTCAACACCCTGGCGTTCTGGATGCCCACGTTGATCCATGGCGCCGGCATCGGCAGCGATGGCAAGGTCGGACTGCTCAGCGCCGTGCCTTACCTGGCTGGCTGTTTCTTCATGATCGGTTGCGGACGCTCGTCCGATCACCACCGCGAACGCCGCTGGCACCTGTGCGTGCCGCTGTTGATGGCGGCGGCCGGCATTGCCGTCGCCGGGCTTGCGCCGGCCAATCCGACCCTGGTGCTGGGCGGCCTGATCCTCGCCGGCATGGGCGCCAGCGCCGCGTTGCCGATGTTCTGGCAACTGCCACCGGCGTTCCTGTCCAACAGCACCCAGGCCGCCGGCATCGCACTGATCAGTTCCTTCGGCAGCATCGCTTCGTTTTTCGCGCCCTACCTGATCGGCTGGATGCGCGACACCACCCAGAGCGCCAGCCTGGCCCTTTACGTCCTGGCATTGCTCATCGCCCTTGGTGGCCTGTTGGTGCTGCGCACCCGGGCAGCCATCGTCAATCCACAATAG
- the hpaR gene encoding homoprotocatechuate degradation operon regulator HpaR, which yields MPKPRQSLTLTLLQAREAAMAFFRPSLNQHGLTEQQWRVIRILSQHDELEINRLAELACILKPSMTGVLVRMEAAGMVVRRKAEQDQRRVLVRLAPQGQACFDSMSQSMEENYQRLQGRLGEEKLQTLLGLLNDLKTIKR from the coding sequence ATGCCCAAACCCCGGCAATCCCTGACCTTGACCCTGCTGCAGGCCCGCGAAGCGGCCATGGCTTTTTTCCGTCCATCGCTGAACCAGCACGGGTTGACCGAGCAACAGTGGCGGGTCATCCGCATCCTCAGCCAGCATGACGAGCTGGAAATCAATCGCCTGGCCGAACTGGCCTGCATCCTCAAGCCGAGCATGACCGGCGTACTGGTGCGCATGGAAGCAGCGGGCATGGTCGTGCGGCGCAAGGCCGAACAGGACCAGCGCCGCGTGCTGGTGCGCCTGGCACCCCAGGGCCAGGCATGCTTCGACTCGATGAGCCAGAGCATGGAGGAAAATTACCAGCGTCTGCAGGGGCGGTTGGGGGAGGAGAAATTGCAGACGTTGTTGGGGTTGCTGAACGACCTCAAAACGATCAAACGCTAG
- the hpaI gene encoding 4-hydroxy-2-oxoheptanedioate aldolase yields MDMPVNTFKQRLRSGEAQIGLWLGLADAYCAELAANAGFDWLLIDGEHAPNDLRTLLGQLQAIAPYPGQPVIRPVIGDTALIKQLLDIGAQTLLVPMVESAAQASELVRAMHYPPHGVRGVGSALARASRWNSIASYLDHADEQMCLLVQIESCEGLANLDAIAAVEGVDGVFIGPADLSASMGRRGNPGHPQVQAAIEDAIARIRQAGKAAGILSADETLARRYIELGAAFVAVGVDTTVLMRGLQTLAATFKNTPKPSTGGVY; encoded by the coding sequence ATGGACATGCCCGTCAATACCTTCAAGCAACGCCTGCGCAGCGGTGAGGCACAAATCGGCCTGTGGCTGGGCCTGGCCGACGCCTACTGCGCGGAGCTGGCGGCTAACGCCGGATTCGATTGGTTGCTGATCGACGGTGAACACGCGCCCAACGATCTGCGCACCCTGCTCGGCCAGCTCCAGGCCATCGCGCCCTACCCCGGCCAACCGGTGATTCGCCCGGTGATCGGCGACACGGCGCTGATCAAGCAACTGCTCGATATCGGCGCGCAAACGCTGTTGGTGCCGATGGTGGAAAGCGCCGCCCAAGCCAGCGAACTGGTGCGCGCCATGCACTACCCGCCCCACGGTGTACGCGGCGTCGGCAGCGCACTGGCCCGGGCCTCGCGCTGGAACAGCATTGCCAGCTACCTCGACCACGCCGATGAGCAGATGTGCCTGCTGGTGCAGATCGAAAGCTGCGAGGGACTCGCCAACCTCGACGCCATCGCCGCCGTCGAGGGCGTCGACGGGGTGTTCATCGGCCCGGCGGACTTGAGCGCATCGATGGGCCGTCGCGGCAATCCCGGCCACCCGCAAGTGCAAGCCGCCATCGAGGACGCCATCGCGCGCATTCGCCAGGCGGGCAAAGCGGCCGGGATCCTCAGCGCCGATGAGACACTCGCCCGGCGCTACATCGAACTCGGCGCAGCGTTTGTCGCGGTGGGCGTGGACACGACGGTGCTGATGCGCGGGTTACAGACGTTGGCCGCGACGTTCAAGAACACCCCAAAACCATCGACCGGCGGTGTCTACTGA